A segment of the Sporomusaceae bacterium FL31 genome:
TCGGTGCCGCTATTTTAGTTTACTATTATCGAGTCGGTATTGAAAAATATTTTTATGGGGATAGTAAGTGATCTTGGTCACGGTTATAGTGATGTGTCTCACAGCAATATTTAGGCTTATCTGCTATAATTGGATTATAACAGTTAGGAGGTGATTCTGTGTATATCATTAATAGTGATTGTATCATGTGTGGTGCCTGTGCTGCTGTTTGTCCAGTTGGAGCTATCTCAGAAGGGGAAACTCAGTACATAATTGATGAGCAATGTATTGATTGTGGCTCATGTGCAGCTGTTTGCCCAGTTGGCGCCATTAGCCCAGGAGAGTGAGCACAGCCCGGAATATTCCGGGCTTGCCTGTTAGTGCCAAGAAGATGGTTTTATCTCAAAGCGTAGTAATTTTGCTGCGCTTATTTACGTTTGGTCCAATTTTAGGTATTATAGATAGTAATCACAAAAATTTACATAGTAACATGGTTTTGAAGGATAGGAGCGAATTATATTGCCGATATTATTACTAATTCTTACAGTGGTTATTCTTGATCAGTTTTCCAAATTCTATATTCAGTCGCATATGTCTTTAGGAATGTCGATACCGGTTATAGCCGATATATTTCATATTACTTATATTCTAAACCCTGGTGCAGCATTCGGTATACTGGAACACCAGACTATGATTTTTGTTGCCATTGCTATTGGCATGGTTGCTGCAGTCTTATATTTTTATCCACGAATTCCACGCGGTCATTATTCCTTACGCTTAGGGATTGGGCTTATGGTAGGAGGGGCACTAGGTAATGTAATCGATCGAGTCAAGACTGGCTATGTTATCGATTTTTTTGATTTTCGTATTTGGCCGGTTTTTAATGTTGCTGATATTGCGATCGTCACTGGTGTGGGGCTTATTGTATATTCTTTGATTTATTTATCAAACGATTAAGCTGCAAATAATTTACATTAAGAAAAGGCAATAGCTGGTTTATTTTAAAATACAGAGGATGAATAGCATGGATAGTAAAAACTACATATTTTTAGCAGAAAACTGTAATGGTGAACGTATCGATGTTTTTCTGGCAAAGAAAATTACCGACCTGTCACGGTCGCATATACAAAAATTGATCACTGAAGGTAATGTACAAGTTAACAAACGTACTATTAAAGCAAATTACAAACTGCAGTCTGATGATTCGATTGAAATTGTCATTCCTGAAGCAAAACCAGTTGATATTATTGCTGAATCAATAGCATTAGATATATTATATGAAGATGCTGATGTAATTGTTATTAATAAGCCGCGCGGTATGGTTGTGCATCCGGCTGCTGGGAATTATAGCGGTACATTAGTCAATGCTCTACTTGACCATTGTGACGATTTATCAGGAATAAATGGTCAAGTGCGCCCGGGTATTGTTCACCGTTTAGATAAGGATACATCAGGAGTTATGGTTGCCGCTAAGAATGATGAAGCACATATTAAGTTAGCTCAACAGATAAAAGAACGATCTGCCAGTCGGCAGTATCTCGCTATTGTGCATGGTAATGTAAAAGAAGAACAAGGTGTCGTTAATGCACCTATTGGTCGTCATCCAACTGATCGAAAGAAAATGGCGGTAGTATTTTCAAACAGCAAGGAAGCTGTAACAAATTTTGAAGTAGTGGAACGATTTGGTCAGTATACGCTTATTTCGTGTAAATTATTAACAGGAAGGACCCACCAAATTAGGGTTCATATGACCTATATCGGTCATCCTGTGGTTGGTGATCCGAAATATGGTATTGGGAAGCAGCCTTTTAGTATAAAAGGGCAGGCGTTGCATTCTGCTCAACTAAAATTTACCCATCCGGCTACTAATCAGGAGATGTTGTTTTCCGCGCCATTGCCTGCTGATATGCAGAAGATTATTACCCAGCTTAGACGTATTAATCAATAGGAGGATGTTGTTTATGCCAATATTAGTTGAAAAGACAGTCATTATGGATGCTCAAGCTATTAAGCGAGCTCTTACCAGGATTGCTCATGAAATTATCGAAAAGAATAAGGGGATTAATGACATTATTCTAGTAGGTATCAGAACGAGAGGTGTGCCGTTAGCTGAGCATTTGGCTCAAGAAATTGAAAAAATCGAGGGTGTTAAATTACCTGTAGGAATTCTCGATATTACGTTGTACCGGGACGATTTATCTACGTTGAGTTATCAGCCTATCGTGCATCAAACAGAAATTCCAACTGACGTAAACGGAAAAAAAGTCGTATTAGTTGATGATGTTCTTTATACCGGGCGTACTGTACGAGCTGCACTAGACGCTTTAATTGATATAGGCCGTCCAACCACCATTCAGCTTGCTGTGTTAGTTGACCGAGGCCATAGAGAACTACCGATTAGAGCTGATTATGTCGGCAAAAATGTCCCAACATCCGGGAAAGAAGTTGTTAGTGTACAATTGATGGCTATCGATAAAATTGAAAAAGTTGTTATTAAAGAATTTAAAGAACAAGAAAAAGGTTGAGATTTATGATCTCAACCTTTTTCTTGTTCTTTAAGCATTTTTTCAATGAATTCATGATCAGGTGTTACATACAGTGTTTTTTGAGCTGTATAGGTAACAAATCCAGGCTTAGCCCCACTAGGCTTTTTCACATTTCGCCGCTTTGTGTAATCAACAGGAACATTAGAGGAGTTGCGCCCTTTACTAAAGTAGGCGGCAAATTGGGCGGCTAAATATAATGTATCTTCAGGTATTGGCAGTTGCCCGGAACGGATCAGAACATGGGAGCCGGGGAAGTCTTTTATATGCAGCCAGATATCATCGAGTTGGGCAAGTTTAAAGGTTATTTCGTCGTTTTGATAATTATTTTTGCCAATCAGTATTTCTAAGCCTTCAGCGGAAAGAAGTTTAAGTGGGCGGGAGTGTTTAGCTGCGGGGCGTTGTTTTTTTGAATGTTTGATGTAACCTGCTATTACTAATTCATTTCGGACATCAAGGACATCACTTGAATTACCTGCATTGTCGAGGGCTATTTCAATACTGGTAAGATAGTCAAGTTCTTGTTTTGTCTGGCTGACTTGGAGTGCCAGTGATTTCTGGGCGCGTTTTAATTTATTATATTTAGCATAATATTGTTGAGAATTTTCCAGTAAAGATAGGGTAGGGTCTATATCGATAGTTCGTAAATTTTGATCTGGAAATTCGCTATAAATATCGGGCAGGTTGATCTGGTTTGCGGTTGGTGTTTTCTGATGCAAATTAGTCATTAATAAGTCACCGGATTTTCGATATTCATCGGCTTTACAGGCTAAACTGAGTTCATCGGTGATGATAAGAAGTTTCTTTTCTAATTTCGCAAGTTCATGCTTCACCAATTTACTGAGCGCATCCTTTTCAGGCGGGGTATACCTTATTGAAAGTCTTCCTGTAAAGTCAATAGCGGCACTCATTGTTGGAAAGTGATGGGGGATATGATATTCAGAAACTCCCAAGTGCTCAATATTGAATGCTGCTATTCCCAACAGCCGATTATTTTTATCCGTGATTACGGTTGGAAATATTGCAAGTTCTTTCATTGGAGCTATGATGCTGTCAATGGCTTTAATAAGCGATTTCCAATCAGCTTCATCTAAGTTTTCAACATTAATTTTCTCAGGAAATCCTGCACGCCATACTAATTCCTTGGCGGTTATTGGCCCGATGCCTTGTCCAGTGGCAATGATCGCTTTGACTAGTAAGCCAGAGCACGTGGCTTGAACCTTTGCAGCGAATTGGGTTGCTGGCTCGGTAAGAATATTTAGTTTGCTTTGTCCAGGTGGCAAGAGATAGTGTTTACCGGGAGCTATTTGGCGAATGCGGCTAACATCCGGCCCAATTCTGCGGATTGCATCAATGATTAGATCATCTTGAACTAAGATGATGTTACTATGTTTGCCCATTATTTCAATGATCAATTTTTTACTGACTATAATGCCGCCCGGACCACGAACATCCACATGCAAAAACAGTATTCTATCCATATTATATTGAGCAATGCTAGCTATTCGGCCATCTTCCAGGTGCTTGCGTAAGACCATGCAAAATACAGGTGGAGCTGCAGGATTTTCAATTAGCTGGCTACTGATATTAATATTTGGATGTTCTGGATTTACATTAATATTCAGACGGTAGGTTTCTCCTGGTTGTCTTATCCAGATAATAATGGTGTTTTTATTAGGTTGAAATACTTTATCGATACGTCCACCGGCAAGTTTCTGATTTAATTCATCGACTAATGGTGACATGGAAAAACCATCGAGACTCATGTGTATCCCCCAGTCGTGTACTTTTTCAACAGTATATCATCATGCCTTTAAACGGTCAAACGAGGTCTAATTATAATTATTTCAGAATAAAGTTGATAAAGAGAAGCAGAGTGAGCGAGGTGGCATAATTGGGCAGTGATAAGTGGTATACTCGTACGGCAGAAGAAACATTAGTATTTTGGGATACAGATAAAGAGGATGGGTTGTCCACATCGGAAGTTAAAAAAAGATTAAATAAATTTGGCTTTAACGAAATCGTTGAAAAAGAGAAAACTTCATGGTGGAAACGCTTACTTGCGCAGTTCCAAGATTTTATGGTATTGATACTGCTTGGAGCTACGTTAATATCGGCATTTTTAGGCGAATACGTTGATGCAATTACCATTCTTGCTATTGTTATTATTAATGCCATTCTTGGTTTTGTTCAGGAATTTCGCGCTGAAAAATCAATGGAAGCATTGAAAAAACTAGCGGCACCTACTGCCCATGTCATAAGAAATGGGACACCGCAGCAGATTCCAGCTAAAGAATTAGTACCAGGGGATATTCTTATATTAGAATCTGGCGATAAGCTTTCTGCTGATGGACGACTAGTAGCAGGCCAGGGGGTAGAAATTGAAGAGGCTGCATTGACAGGAGAATCTCTTCCTGTTAGAAAGATTGCTGATCGAGTTTATAATGAAAATAGCCCTCTCGGTGATCGGAAGAATATGGTTTATGCTGGAACTGTTGTTACTCGTGGACGTGGAAAAGCCGTCGTTTGTGCAACTGGTATGGCTACAGAAGTCGGCTGCATTGCTGGTATGATTCAGGAGTCCGCCAATGAAGCAACTCCACTCGAAAAGAGACTGGAACATTTAGGCCGATGGTTAGTATGGGGATGTTTAGCGATATGCCTCATTGTTGTAATGACTGGTGTAGCCCGAGGAGAACCGCTGTTTTTGATGTGCATGGCTGGAATTAGTTTGGCAGTTGCAGCCATTCCTGAAGGGCTGCCAGCGATCGTAACAGTTGCTCTAGCCTTGGGTGTTCAACGCATGATCAAACGCAATGCTATTGTACGTAAACTGCCTGCAGTTGAAACACTTGGCTGTACAACTGTGATTTGTTCAGATAAAACAGGAACTTTGACTCAAAATGCCATGACAGTAAGAAAAATTTTTACTGGATCGAATGCATATGAGTTGACTGGAAGCGGCTATGATATAAAAGGGGATTTTCTGCTTCATAAACAGTTATTTCAAGCCAAAAATGATAAATTATTGACGTATTGTTTGGAAATTGCAGCACTATGTAACAATAGCGTGCTAAAACGCAATGACGTCAGTATTGCCGGGTTGTGGAGGCGTACTAATGATAGTGCCTGGAGCATTGAAGGGGATCCGACAGAGGGAGCATTAATCGTTGCAGCAGCAAAAGCAGATATTTGGCGTGCTAATTTGGAAAAATTGCAGACGCGAATAGGTGAGGTACCCTTTGAATCAGATCGACGCAGGATGTCTGTAATCTATCAATGTAATGGAGAATATTATTTATACACTAAAGGAGCTCCGGACACTATTCTAGAAATGTGCCGCTCATATAATAATGGCAGGAATGAGATTCCCATTAACTCAGACATATTGAGTAAATTATCAACTGCTAATGAAGAAATGACATCACAGGCGTTACGTGTATTAGCGGTCGCATATCGGAAAATTTCCAAAGTTGAAGCTGAGTATCCAAGCGAACAAAGCGAAACCAATCTCACCTTTATTGGACTTATTGGTATGATTGATCCACCGCGAGATGAAGCTAAACGGGCGATTGAAGTTTGTAAACAAGCTGGTATTAAAACCGTAATGATAACAGGAGATCATCGCAATACTGCTATGGCTATTGCTAGTGAATTGAAAATGTTTGATGAAAGTAAAAATCTTGTTTTAACAGGGCAAGAGCTTGATCTTCTAAGCGATAATGAATTGTCTAAAGTTGCAAATAATGTTACTGTTTATGCCAGGGTATCGCCGGCACATAAACTTAGAATTGTAAAAGCACTGAAAAAACAGGGCCATATTGTTGCAATGACAGGAGACGGGGTCAACGATGCTCCTGCGATAAAAGAGGCTGATATTGGAATTGCGATGGGGTGCACTGGTACTGATGTGACGAAAGAAGCCTCTGCGATGATTCTTGCTGATGATAATTTTGCTACCATTGTTGCTGCTGTCGAAGAGGGGCGGGGGATTTATGATAACATTAGGAAATTTATCAGATATTTGCTTGCCTGTAATACTGGTGAGGTATTAACTATGTTTATAGCAGCATTGGCCGGATTACCGATGCCATTATTGCCTGTTCAAATTCTTTGGGTCAATCTTGTTACAGACGGACTGCCAGCAATGGCATTAGGTATTGATAATAACGATCCTAATATTATGTGCCGTCCGCCTCGTCATCCGAGCGAAAGTGTTTTCTCGCGTGGTTTGAGTCGAAAAATAATTGGGCGCGGTATTCAAATCGGTTTAAGTACGGTGCTGGTATTCTCAATTGTCTATTACTTGAAAAATGATTTGAATTTAGCACGTACGATGGCTTTCTCAACATTAGTTTTTTCGCAGATGTTTCATGTATTTGATTGCCGTTCTGAAACTTATAGTGTTTTTGAGGCTGGATTATTCAGTAATAAATTTCTTGTAATGGCAGCGTTATGTTCAACATGCATGCAAATTTCAGTGATCTATAATCCATTTTTAAGCAGTGTTTTTGCTACAGTCCCTATGGGAGTCTATGACTGGATATTGGTATTAGGTATATCGGGCTGGACCTTTATCTTAAATGGTTTCAAATATATATTTTTCCGTCGACAAGTTGCACGTGCTGTATTTAACAGGTAGAATAATAGATAAGATGAGACAATGGAGGAATCTATATGCAGTTTAAATTTACTAAATGGCACGGGTTAGGTAATGACTTTGTCATAGTAAATGGCTTTACTGAAAAAATCACGGATTATAGCGACGCTGCTATCAAAGTTTGTGACCGTCATTTAGGAATAGGGGCAGATGGCTTGGTATTAATCTTACCCTCAGAAACAGCAGATTTTGAGATGCGTATCTTTAATTCCGATGGCAGTGAAGCAGAAATGTGTGGCAATGTCACTCGCTGTGTAGCTCGACATGTCTATGAATGCGGTTTGACTTCGAAGACTAAAATTACCATTGAGACTAAAGCTGGAATCATAGTACCTGAGCTGATTATCGAAAATGGAAAGATAAAAACGATTAAAGTGGATATGGGCGAGCCTAGACTTAAACGCCAAGATATTCCTACGGCTGGCTTACCTAATGAATCTTTAGTAAACTTGCCTTTGCATATTTCGAATAATATTTACAATATTACTTGCGTATCAATGGGTAATCCGCACTGTGTCATTTTTGTTGATAATATTAATGATATTGATTTATCCTCAATCGGGCCGCAAATTGAAAAACATGAGCTGTTTCCCCGAAAAACAAATGTTGAGTTTGCTCAAGTGAAAAATGAACAGCATATCCGGATGCGCGTGTGGGAACGTGGTGCGGGAATCACAATGGCTTGTGGCACCGGTGCTTGTGCTACTTTGGTTGCAGCTGTCTTAAATAACAAAGCTGATAGAAAAGCAACTATTGAACTTGATGGTGGCGAGCTTATTGTTGAATGGAACAAAGCGGATAATCATGTCTACATGTCAGGTCCTGCGACAGAAGTTTTTCGTGGTGAATATGTACAACAATAAACCTTTTAATTAGATTTAAGCAGTTTTTTAATGTCTGTTATACAGACTCTAAATGCATGAAAAATTGGCTCAATTTGAGCCAATTTTTATTATTAAAGGAATTTTTGTAATATTTGTGTAATAATAATTAAGTCAGGAAAATTTAGGAGGTGGATTGGTGAAGATCCTCTGCTGCATATTGAGTTTGTTAGTACTGTCTAGTAGTTCAGCCTATGCAATTGCTCCTATCAGCGCTGAAACAATTCGGCAAGCACAAGAATACGGTGTTCAGCATGCTCAGGAAACGTTACCTGATTTTTTGCAACCCTGGATTTCTTATGAAGAAAAAGCAGCTCAATTAAATGAAACTACAGAACGTGCCTATTTATATACAACTTATTTACTTTTGGCAACTGATGCTCGTGAGAAAAAGAGCAATGGAAAACTGGTTCTGAATGCTGACAGTGAAAGAATCATTACTGACTATAGTGGAATGTTGAGTTTTAGTGTAACTTTATTTTCAAAAGAACCAACTTTTATTCATAATACAATTGCAGTCATTAAACAAGGTAAAAAAATTGTAAAAGCTTATCAGACGACAATACCGAGTGAAGCCGAACCGTGTACCTGGTTAGCTGGGCGCTTATTTAAAGCTCAAAGCTACTTCTATTTTTCGGACAATGATATTGATGTATCCATGCCTGCTACTTTAGTAGTGACAACAAATGATAAATTGGATCATAAATTCTATTTCGATCTGGCAAAAATAAGATAAAGCGAAAAGTTCGCTGTTTTCCCTGTAGCTTAAGCTTGTTAAATCGTGGTATCTAGGGATTTGTCTTGGTAACTCTTTCAAAGTAAGCAAAAGGAATTTATTGATAAAAGGAGAAGTATAAAAAAATATGACTAATTATAAATTTAACAGTTAATAATAACATACGCAAAGGAAGGGGCTTTTCCTAGTGCTAAAGAGCATGACTGGCTTTGGGCGCGGTGAGTTTTTAGATAGCGACCATCGTATTATTGTAGAAATTAAAGCAGTAAATCATCGTTATAACGACATTGTTATCCGTATGCCAAAGAATTTGGGGTCACTGGAAGATAAAATTAGACGTCGCGTAGCAAATACTTTATTGCGTGGACGCATTGATATTTTTATCACTTTAGATGAATATAGTCAAAAGAAACGAACAATTAGGGTTGACAAAGAATTAGCAATAGCTTACCATGGTGCTTTGAGAGATTTGGCGAAGCTGTTTTCGGCTTCTTTAAATGATAATATTCATCAGCTTGCTAAATATCCTGATGTAATACGAGTAGAAGAGGCTTTTGAAGATGTGAGCGAATTATGGCCTAAACTAGCAAATGCTATTGAGATTGCAATTGATAATCTTATTAGTATGCGTATTGCTGAAGGGGAAAACATTTTCAAAGATTTGACTGAGCGTATTGATAAGCTGACACTTTGTATTGATGAGATTGAAGAACGAGCGCCGCGTATCTTAAATGAATATCGTGAGAGATTGCTAGGGCGAATGCGCGATTTACTATCAGCAGTCAATGTTGAACCTGATGAATCTAGATTACTTCAAGAAACAGCATTATTTGCTGATCGAAGTAACTTTACGGAGGAGCTTGTACGATTGCGTAGTCATTTAGCTCAATTCCGAACAACATTAATAACCGATGAGGCAGTTGGTCGCAAATTGGACTTTATTGTGCAAGAAATAAATCGGGAAACAAATACTATTGCTTCCAAAGCTAATGATTTTACTGTAGCCAATATAGTAGTTGAAATTAAAAGTGAAATTGAGAAGGTCAGAGAGCAAATCCAAAACATAGAGTAATATAGAGAATTTTATTCAAACTAATGATTGACCGGCTACACAAAAAAATAGGAGTGATTTATCTATGGATATTAAGCTTATTAATATTGGTTTTGGCAATATTGTTTCTGCTAACCGTATTATTTCTATCGTCAGTCCGGAGTCGGCCCCGATTAAACGCATTATACAAGAGGCTCGTGATCGAGGTATGCTGATTGACGCTACCTATGGCAGACGTACTAGAGCAGTCATTATTGCTGACAGTGATCATGTAATTTTGTCTGCAGTACAGCCTGAGACTGTCGCTCATCGTCTTGCAAGTAAAGAAAGTAATGATGATACAACAGAATAATAGATTAGTTAAATGAAAGGAGCAGAATGATGACGCAGCAGGGAATTCTTATTGTTCTTTCTGGTCCTTCTGGCACTGGTAAAGGGACAATTTGCCAGGAATTGCTGCGTAACTATCCCAATTTACATTACTCCATATCAGCAACCACCCGTTCTCCGCGCTTTGGTGAGACTAATGGCCTAAACTATTGGTTTATCTCCAAAGAAGAATTTCAAAGTATGATCAGTGA
Coding sequences within it:
- a CDS encoding ferredoxin, whose protein sequence is MYIINSDCIMCGACAAVCPVGAISEGETQYIIDEQCIDCGSCAAVCPVGAISPGE
- the lspA gene encoding lipoprotein signal peptidase, whose protein sequence is MPILLLILTVVILDQFSKFYIQSHMSLGMSIPVIADIFHITYILNPGAAFGILEHQTMIFVAIAIGMVAAVLYFYPRIPRGHYSLRLGIGLMVGGALGNVIDRVKTGYVIDFFDFRIWPVFNVADIAIVTGVGLIVYSLIYLSND
- a CDS encoding pseudouridine synthase; this translates as MDSKNYIFLAENCNGERIDVFLAKKITDLSRSHIQKLITEGNVQVNKRTIKANYKLQSDDSIEIVIPEAKPVDIIAESIALDILYEDADVIVINKPRGMVVHPAAGNYSGTLVNALLDHCDDLSGINGQVRPGIVHRLDKDTSGVMVAAKNDEAHIKLAQQIKERSASRQYLAIVHGNVKEEQGVVNAPIGRHPTDRKKMAVVFSNSKEAVTNFEVVERFGQYTLISCKLLTGRTHQIRVHMTYIGHPVVGDPKYGIGKQPFSIKGQALHSAQLKFTHPATNQEMLFSAPLPADMQKIITQLRRINQ
- the pyrR gene encoding bifunctional protein PyrR: MPILVEKTVIMDAQAIKRALTRIAHEIIEKNKGINDIILVGIRTRGVPLAEHLAQEIEKIEGVKLPVGILDITLYRDDLSTLSYQPIVHQTEIPTDVNGKKVVLVDDVLYTGRTVRAALDALIDIGRPTTIQLAVLVDRGHRELPIRADYVGKNVPTSGKEVVSVQLMAIDKIEKVVIKEFKEQEKG
- the fbpA gene encoding fibronectin-binding protein A, which gives rise to MSLDGFSMSPLVDELNQKLAGGRIDKVFQPNKNTIIIWIRQPGETYRLNINVNPEHPNINISSQLIENPAAPPVFCMVLRKHLEDGRIASIAQYNMDRILFLHVDVRGPGGIIVSKKLIIEIMGKHSNIILVQDDLIIDAIRRIGPDVSRIRQIAPGKHYLLPPGQSKLNILTEPATQFAAKVQATCSGLLVKAIIATGQGIGPITAKELVWRAGFPEKINVENLDEADWKSLIKAIDSIIAPMKELAIFPTVITDKNNRLLGIAAFNIEHLGVSEYHIPHHFPTMSAAIDFTGRLSIRYTPPEKDALSKLVKHELAKLEKKLLIITDELSLACKADEYRKSGDLLMTNLHQKTPTANQINLPDIYSEFPDQNLRTIDIDPTLSLLENSQQYYAKYNKLKRAQKSLALQVSQTKQELDYLTSIEIALDNAGNSSDVLDVRNELVIAGYIKHSKKQRPAAKHSRPLKLLSAEGLEILIGKNNYQNDEITFKLAQLDDIWLHIKDFPGSHVLIRSGQLPIPEDTLYLAAQFAAYFSKGRNSSNVPVDYTKRRNVKKPSGAKPGFVTYTAQKTLYVTPDHEFIEKMLKEQEKG
- a CDS encoding ATPase translates to MGSDKWYTRTAEETLVFWDTDKEDGLSTSEVKKRLNKFGFNEIVEKEKTSWWKRLLAQFQDFMVLILLGATLISAFLGEYVDAITILAIVIINAILGFVQEFRAEKSMEALKKLAAPTAHVIRNGTPQQIPAKELVPGDILILESGDKLSADGRLVAGQGVEIEEAALTGESLPVRKIADRVYNENSPLGDRKNMVYAGTVVTRGRGKAVVCATGMATEVGCIAGMIQESANEATPLEKRLEHLGRWLVWGCLAICLIVVMTGVARGEPLFLMCMAGISLAVAAIPEGLPAIVTVALALGVQRMIKRNAIVRKLPAVETLGCTTVICSDKTGTLTQNAMTVRKIFTGSNAYELTGSGYDIKGDFLLHKQLFQAKNDKLLTYCLEIAALCNNSVLKRNDVSIAGLWRRTNDSAWSIEGDPTEGALIVAAAKADIWRANLEKLQTRIGEVPFESDRRRMSVIYQCNGEYYLYTKGAPDTILEMCRSYNNGRNEIPINSDILSKLSTANEEMTSQALRVLAVAYRKISKVEAEYPSEQSETNLTFIGLIGMIDPPRDEAKRAIEVCKQAGIKTVMITGDHRNTAMAIASELKMFDESKNLVLTGQELDLLSDNELSKVANNVTVYARVSPAHKLRIVKALKKQGHIVAMTGDGVNDAPAIKEADIGIAMGCTGTDVTKEASAMILADDNFATIVAAVEEGRGIYDNIRKFIRYLLACNTGEVLTMFIAALAGLPMPLLPVQILWVNLVTDGLPAMALGIDNNDPNIMCRPPRHPSESVFSRGLSRKIIGRGIQIGLSTVLVFSIVYYLKNDLNLARTMAFSTLVFSQMFHVFDCRSETYSVFEAGLFSNKFLVMAALCSTCMQISVIYNPFLSSVFATVPMGVYDWILVLGISGWTFILNGFKYIFFRRQVARAVFNR
- the dapF gene encoding diaminopimelate epimerase; the protein is MQFKFTKWHGLGNDFVIVNGFTEKITDYSDAAIKVCDRHLGIGADGLVLILPSETADFEMRIFNSDGSEAEMCGNVTRCVARHVYECGLTSKTKITIETKAGIIVPELIIENGKIKTIKVDMGEPRLKRQDIPTAGLPNESLVNLPLHISNNIYNITCVSMGNPHCVIFVDNINDIDLSSIGPQIEKHELFPRKTNVEFAQVKNEQHIRMRVWERGAGITMACGTGACATLVAAVLNNKADRKATIELDGGELIVEWNKADNHVYMSGPATEVFRGEYVQQ
- a CDS encoding UPF0296 protein; protein product: MDIKLINIGFGNIVSANRIISIVSPESAPIKRIIQEARDRGMLIDATYGRRTRAVIIADSDHVILSAVQPETVAHRLASKESNDDTTE